The following coding sequences lie in one Rutidosis leptorrhynchoides isolate AG116_Rl617_1_P2 chromosome 4, CSIRO_AGI_Rlap_v1, whole genome shotgun sequence genomic window:
- the LOC139845433 gene encoding cyclase-associated protein 1-like: MDDKLIQRLESAVARLESAAARLESLSLGSHSHDIDVDAAAASTDPSIIAFDDFMAEHVGRVCGAASKIGGQVNDVTNVLNEAFTVQKELLIKIKQTKKPDMVGLGEFLKPLNEKLMKAISMTEGRRSDYFNHLKAVAESLTALAGIAYVGKDCGMSMPIAHVEESWQAAEFYNNKVLVEYKNKDANHVEWARALKELYVPGLRNYVKSHYPLGPVWSATGSVVPAAPKAVPKTNAPAPPPPPPASLLTSESSPSSSRPKEGMAAVFQEIGSKPVTAGLRKVTNDMKTKNRADRAGFVSAGEKEVRASVPSVSKVGRPKFELQMGRKWVVENQTGKKDLLIDQCDSKQTVYIFGCKDSVLQIRGKVNNITVDKCTKMGVVFTDVVAACEIVNCNSVEVQCQGTAPTISVDNSSGCQLYLSKDSLEASITTAKSSEINVLVASGPDDDLVEHALPQQYIHSYKDGQFATTPMSHSGG; the protein is encoded by the exons ATGGACGACAAATTGATACAACGGTTAGAATCCGCCGTAGCACGGCTAGAATCCGCCGCAGCACGGCTAGAATCACTTTCACTTGGTTCGCACTCACACGATATCGATGTTGATGCGGCTGCCGCTTCAACGGATCCTTCGATCATCGCATTTGATGATTTTATGGCGGAACACGTCGGCAGAGTTTGCGGTGCTGCATCGAAGATTGGCGGTCAGGTTAATGACGTCACTAATGTGCTAAATGAAGCGTTTACTGTTCAAAAAGAGCTTCTTATCAAAATCAAGCAAACTAAG AAGCCTGACATGGTAGGATTGGGGGAATTTCTGAAGCCATTGAATGAGAAATTAATGAAAGCAATAAGCATGACTGAAGGAAGGCGGTCTGATTACTTTAACCACTTAAAAGCTGTTGCTGAGAGTTTAACAGCTCTAGCAGGGATTGCGTATGTTGGCAAAGATTGTG GAATGAGTATGCCTATTGCACATGTGGAAGAATCTTGGCAGGCTGCTGAATTTTACAACAATAAG GTTCTTGTAGAATATAAAAATAAAGATGCCAATCATGTAGAATGGGCAAGAGCTCTAAAGGAACTTTACGTACCTGGATTGAGAAATTACGTGAAGAGTCATTATCCTTTGGGGCCAGTATGGAGTGCCACAGGGTCAGTTGTACCTGCTGCACCAAAAGCTGTACCTAAAACAAATGCTCCTGCTCCTCCACCCCCTCCACCTGCATCACTCTTAACCTCGGAGTCATCTCCATCTTCTTCCCGCCCAAAGGAAGGGATGGCCGCTGTTTTTCAAGAAATCGGTTCTAAACCAGTTACTGCTG GATTAAGAAAGGTCACAAATGATATGAAGACCAAGAACCGTGCAGATAGAGCTGGTTTTGTCAGTGCTGGTGAAAAAGAAGTTCGTGCAAGTGTGCCATCTGTTTCTAAAGTTGGACGTCCTAAGTTTGAGCTTCAAATGGGTCGCAA ATGGGTTGTTGAGAATCAAACTGGGAAGAAGGATTTGTTGATTGATCAGTGTGATTCAAAGCAAACTGTGTACATTTTTGGATGCAAAGATTCAGTTCTACAAATTAGAG GGAAAGTCAATAACATAACTGTTGACAAATGCACAAAAATGGGTGTTGTATTCACG GACGTTGTTGCTGCTTGTGAAATCGTGAATTGCAACAGTGTCGAGGTTCAATGCCAG GGTACAGCCCCTACTATTTCTGTGGATAACTCATCAGGTTGCCAATTGTACTTGAGCAAGGATTCTCTAGAGGCTTCTATAACAACTGCCAAGTCGAGTGAAATCAATGTGTTGGTCGCCTCTGGTCCTGATGACGATTTG